From Deinococcus yavapaiensis KR-236, a single genomic window includes:
- a CDS encoding ABC-F family ATP-binding cassette domain-containing protein, translated as MPTLLTLEGVSLTRGDRVILRHVDLSVSTGERLALLGRNGAGKTTLLSILGGHLKPDEGDLWKAPDVRVAELPQQPVFEGNATVAELVAAANPHKTREADLARLAARLDAEPHLLPVWAERQAAFEAAGGYRFEVDAATTLGVLELRGFERRVANTLSGGERTRLALALALLTDPDLLLLDEPTNHLDVRMREWLEGRLLAARAAIVLTSHDRDLLDRVAARSLWIEEGEASAYPGGYSTARAARDIERRTRTRAHKLAAGEYERLAGSAARERRWGRQAEALRSRAERVDVVDAPLPERKLRMRLLSGDARAKVLVWAEHLRKVYGERVVLQDVHLKIRQGDRIVLLGPNGTGKTTLLKLLVGELYPDGADAKLQFEPGVTVAYLDQTWHGLHPDAPLGKQFTDRFGEGRARALLGRANFSGEFWDRSPRDLSGGERARAGIALVGGLRADLLLLDEPTNHLDVEALEALETAVTSYGGASLIVTHDRRFARDVATRVWRIEDAALTETATPGDRLKLDPARTLQGDPPPPPPPPRPRDRLRRGETRLADLDARLVHTTLTGREEARVRSERHALRRQLYDLYADVFGADVFDHEVREGPLHVRGVKTGRGGAFYARRADGCPGLAWSGEELSWQGGTAERWFAAHLTRGALRILFEHWNVTSVRFANGRVLSLEEYERTLDGRGADAAPKYEGHNSR; from the coding sequence GTGCCGACCCTCCTGACGCTCGAAGGCGTGTCGCTAACGCGTGGTGACCGCGTCATCTTGCGCCACGTGGACCTCTCCGTGTCGACGGGCGAGCGCCTCGCCCTGCTGGGGCGAAACGGAGCGGGCAAGACGACGCTGCTGAGCATCTTGGGCGGACACCTCAAGCCCGACGAGGGTGACTTGTGGAAAGCGCCCGACGTGCGCGTCGCCGAACTGCCGCAACAGCCCGTGTTCGAAGGCAACGCGACGGTCGCCGAACTCGTGGCCGCCGCCAATCCGCACAAGACGCGCGAAGCGGACCTCGCCCGCCTCGCCGCGCGCCTCGATGCCGAGCCGCACTTGCTGCCCGTCTGGGCCGAACGGCAAGCGGCGTTCGAGGCGGCGGGCGGTTACCGCTTCGAAGTCGACGCGGCCACCACCCTCGGCGTGCTGGAGTTGCGCGGCTTCGAGCGGCGCGTGGCCAACACCCTGTCGGGCGGCGAGCGAACCCGCCTGGCACTGGCGCTCGCCTTGCTGACCGACCCCGACTTGCTGCTGCTCGACGAGCCCACGAACCACCTCGACGTTCGAATGCGCGAGTGGCTCGAAGGTCGCCTGCTCGCCGCTCGCGCCGCCATCGTCTTGACCTCGCACGACCGCGACTTGCTCGATCGCGTCGCCGCACGCTCGCTCTGGATCGAAGAGGGCGAAGCGAGCGCGTATCCCGGCGGGTACTCGACGGCGCGAGCGGCGAGGGACATCGAGCGCCGCACGCGGACAAGGGCGCACAAGCTCGCGGCGGGCGAGTACGAGCGGCTCGCCGGAAGTGCCGCCCGCGAGCGCCGCTGGGGTCGCCAGGCCGAAGCCCTTCGCAGCCGCGCAGAACGGGTGGACGTCGTCGACGCGCCACTTCCCGAACGCAAGCTTCGCATGCGCCTCCTGTCCGGAGACGCCCGCGCCAAGGTCTTGGTGTGGGCCGAGCATCTTCGCAAGGTGTACGGCGAGCGCGTCGTGTTGCAAGACGTGCACCTCAAGATTCGCCAAGGCGACCGAATCGTACTGCTCGGGCCCAACGGCACGGGCAAGACCACGCTGCTCAAGCTGCTCGTCGGCGAACTCTATCCCGACGGCGCGGACGCGAAGTTGCAGTTCGAGCCGGGCGTCACCGTCGCGTACCTCGACCAGACGTGGCACGGACTGCATCCGGACGCGCCGCTCGGAAAGCAGTTCACGGATCGCTTCGGCGAGGGCCGCGCCCGCGCCCTGCTCGGCCGCGCGAACTTCTCGGGCGAATTCTGGGACCGCTCGCCTCGAGATCTGTCGGGCGGCGAGCGCGCCCGGGCGGGCATCGCCCTCGTCGGCGGCTTGCGAGCGGACCTGCTGCTGCTCGACGAGCCCACGAACCACCTCGACGTCGAGGCGCTCGAGGCGTTGGAGACCGCCGTCACGAGTTACGGCGGCGCGAGCCTCATCGTCACGCACGACCGCCGATTCGCCCGCGACGTCGCCACGCGCGTGTGGCGCATCGAAGACGCTGCCCTCACGGAAACGGCCACGCCCGGCGACCGCCTGAAGCTCGATCCGGCACGCACACTGCAAGGTGACCCGCCGCCACCGCCGCCGCCGCCTCGGCCGCGCGACCGGCTACGACGCGGCGAAACTCGCCTCGCCGACTTGGACGCGCGCCTCGTGCATACCACCTTGACGGGTCGTGAGGAAGCGCGCGTCCGCTCGGAACGCCACGCGTTGAGGCGGCAGTTGTACGACCTGTACGCCGACGTGTTCGGCGCGGACGTCTTCGACCACGAGGTGCGAGAAGGACCGCTGCACGTGCGAGGCGTGAAGACCGGACGCGGCGGCGCCTTCTACGCCCGCCGCGCCGACGGCTGTCCCGGCCTCGCTTGGAGCGGCGAGGAGCTTTCCTGGCAAGGCGGGACCGCCGAACGCTGGTTCGCAGCGCACCTCACGCGCGGCGCGCTGCGCATCTTGTTCGAGCACTGGAACGTGACGTCGGTACGCTTCGCGAACGGGCGCGTCTTGTCGCTCGAAGAGTACGAGCGAACGCTCGACGGCCGAGGTGCGGACGCAGCGCCGAAGTACGAAGGTCACAATTCCAGATAA
- a CDS encoding GGDEF domain-containing protein, with amino-acid sequence MNSRGQSSDTPSERAFTTLKRRVYRVATLCGAVAASASILLDVISKRALTSNVVVMAALGTLALFVLWWLADAKRPLPPVERLVMLVNAFAAVALLSSSIAAHQRASDGYWLLLSLSTVLFIVFEFREAARWVLSLLLIGALAPPATLLLVHSDVSAHGAAQIVRDFLTCAAAASLTFALAWFKDRLLAERLDFERVRELAFTDVLTGVANRRRLYDAFATETTLADAGGPPPSLVLIDLDHFKSFNDTFGHNVGDRVLKETAALFRAHLPASALLGRWGGEEFVLLLPATTLDASVEWARQLRVRLAEHDFGLPMQVTASFGCAEYLPGEALHEWIGRADAGVYRVKRDGRDGVDAHARSAV; translated from the coding sequence ATGAACTCACGCGGTCAAAGCAGCGACACGCCGTCGGAACGAGCGTTCACGACGCTCAAACGGCGCGTCTACCGCGTGGCGACGTTGTGCGGCGCCGTCGCCGCGAGCGCCTCGATCCTGCTTGACGTCATTTCGAAACGAGCGTTGACATCCAACGTCGTCGTCATGGCCGCCTTGGGAACGCTGGCATTGTTCGTCCTGTGGTGGCTGGCGGATGCGAAACGTCCCTTGCCGCCCGTCGAACGCTTGGTGATGCTGGTCAACGCCTTCGCCGCCGTCGCCCTGCTCTCCTCCAGCATCGCCGCGCATCAACGCGCTTCGGACGGCTATTGGCTGTTGCTGAGCCTCTCCACGGTGCTGTTCATCGTCTTCGAATTTCGGGAAGCGGCGCGCTGGGTGCTGTCCCTGCTGCTGATCGGCGCGCTCGCACCGCCCGCGACCCTGCTGCTCGTCCACTCCGACGTGTCGGCGCATGGCGCCGCCCAAATCGTCCGAGACTTCCTGACGTGCGCCGCCGCCGCGAGCCTCACCTTCGCCCTCGCGTGGTTCAAGGACCGCCTGCTGGCCGAACGCCTGGATTTCGAGCGCGTGAGAGAACTTGCCTTCACGGACGTCCTCACGGGCGTCGCGAATCGCCGCCGGCTTTACGACGCGTTCGCCACCGAGACGACGCTCGCCGACGCCGGCGGGCCACCTCCGAGCCTCGTCCTGATCGACCTCGACCACTTCAAGTCTTTCAACGACACGTTCGGGCACAACGTCGGGGACCGAGTCTTGAAGGAAACGGCGGCGCTGTTTCGCGCGCACCTGCCTGCGTCGGCACTGCTGGGACGCTGGGGCGGCGAGGAATTCGTTTTGCTGCTGCCCGCCACGACCCTCGACGCGTCCGTCGAGTGGGCGCGACAGTTGCGTGTGCGCCTCGCCGAGCACGACTTCGGCTTGCCGATGCAGGTCACGGCCAGCTTCGGGTGCGCCGAGTACCTCCCGGGAGAAGCGCTGCACGAATGGATCGGGCGCGCCGACGCGGGCGTGTACCGCGTGAAGCGCGACGGACGCGACGGCGTCGACGCCCACGCCCGCTCCGCCGTGTGA
- the sucC gene encoding ADP-forming succinate--CoA ligase subunit beta — MKLHEYQGKELLRRFGVNVQEGRVAYTPDEVRSIAQDYGQAVVVKAQVHVGGRGKAGGVKFSPTPDKAYENGQKILGMDIKGLTVKKVLVTKAVDIDKGTEYYVGMIVDRNVQSYTLMASSEGGMEIEEVAAEKPEAIIRHRVDPVTGLRPFEAREVALKAGFKGNLAKIADMMVKMSEAALKMDGVLVEINPLFVDESGTPLALDTKFEIDDNAMYRHKDLAEWRELEAEHPLEIEASNYGFAYVKLDGNVGVLGNGAGIVMTSLDVVNRAGAKPANFLDIGGGARADIVYNAVKLVQKDPDVKAIFVNIFGGITRADEVAKGVIQALREGILTKPVRMRIAGTAEEEAKALLADVNSPLIQMYPDMFQAADAAAAEANK; from the coding sequence TTGAAGCTTCACGAGTACCAAGGCAAGGAATTGTTGCGCCGCTTCGGCGTGAACGTTCAGGAAGGCCGCGTGGCCTACACACCCGACGAGGTGCGCTCCATCGCTCAAGACTACGGTCAAGCCGTGGTCGTCAAAGCGCAAGTGCACGTCGGAGGGCGTGGCAAGGCAGGCGGCGTGAAGTTCAGCCCCACGCCCGACAAGGCGTACGAGAACGGCCAGAAAATTCTCGGGATGGACATCAAGGGCCTGACCGTGAAGAAAGTTCTCGTGACGAAGGCCGTCGACATCGACAAAGGCACCGAGTATTACGTCGGGATGATCGTGGACCGCAACGTGCAGTCCTACACCTTGATGGCGTCGTCCGAAGGCGGCATGGAGATCGAGGAAGTCGCCGCCGAGAAGCCCGAGGCGATCATTCGTCACCGCGTCGATCCCGTGACGGGTCTGCGTCCGTTCGAAGCGCGTGAAGTGGCGCTCAAGGCGGGCTTCAAAGGCAATCTCGCCAAGATCGCCGACATGATGGTGAAGATGAGCGAGGCGGCCCTCAAGATGGACGGGGTGCTCGTGGAGATCAACCCGTTGTTCGTGGACGAGTCGGGCACGCCGCTCGCGCTCGACACGAAGTTCGAGATCGACGACAACGCCATGTATCGCCACAAGGATCTGGCCGAGTGGCGCGAACTCGAAGCGGAGCACCCGCTGGAGATCGAGGCGAGCAACTACGGCTTCGCGTACGTGAAGCTCGACGGCAACGTCGGTGTCCTCGGCAACGGAGCGGGCATCGTGATGACGTCGCTCGACGTCGTGAATCGCGCGGGCGCCAAGCCTGCCAACTTCCTCGACATCGGCGGTGGGGCGCGCGCTGACATCGTGTACAACGCCGTGAAGCTCGTGCAGAAGGACCCTGACGTCAAGGCGATCTTCGTGAACATCTTCGGCGGCATCACGCGCGCCGACGAAGTGGCCAAGGGCGTCATCCAAGCGCTTCGCGAAGGCATCCTCACGAAGCCCGTGCGCATGCGCATCGCCGGGACCGCCGAGGAGGAAGCCAAGGCGCTGCTCGCCGACGTCAACTCTCCTCTCATCCAGATGTATCCCGACATGTTCCAAGCGGCGGACGCCGCGGCGGCGGAGGCGAACAAGTAA
- the sucD gene encoding succinate--CoA ligase subunit alpha, with product MAILVDKNTKVLVVGITGREGTNHTKAMQAFGTQVVAGVTPGKGGIVHEGVKVYNSVVEAQADAEVDCSIIFVPPAGAADAVLESAHAGVPLIVLITEGVPTVDMMRAVQEVKYLDEESRERGGKGVRLIGGNCPGLVSSGESKIGIMPNRIFETKGRVGLISRSGTLTYEAAKLLGDAGVGTSTTVGIGGDPVIGTTFVDVLPMFEADPETDAIVLIGEIGGADEEAAAEYIKNHMRKPVVAFISGRTAPAGKRMGHAGAIIMGNVGTAESKLTAMKDANVPVADTMPQIVELIQQALTQRA from the coding sequence ATGGCGATTCTCGTCGACAAGAACACGAAGGTGCTCGTGGTGGGCATCACGGGCCGCGAAGGCACGAACCACACGAAGGCGATGCAGGCTTTCGGAACACAGGTCGTGGCGGGCGTGACGCCCGGCAAGGGCGGCATCGTCCACGAGGGCGTGAAGGTGTACAACAGCGTCGTCGAGGCGCAGGCGGACGCCGAGGTGGACTGCTCGATCATCTTCGTGCCTCCGGCGGGCGCGGCGGACGCGGTGCTCGAAAGCGCGCACGCGGGCGTGCCCCTCATCGTCCTGATCACGGAGGGCGTGCCCACCGTGGACATGATGCGCGCCGTGCAGGAAGTGAAGTACCTCGACGAGGAAAGCCGTGAGCGCGGTGGCAAGGGCGTGCGGCTCATCGGCGGCAACTGCCCGGGGCTCGTGTCGAGCGGCGAAAGCAAGATCGGCATCATGCCCAACCGCATTTTCGAGACCAAGGGCCGCGTGGGCCTCATCTCGCGCTCAGGCACCTTGACGTACGAAGCGGCGAAGTTGCTCGGAGACGCGGGCGTCGGAACGTCGACGACCGTCGGCATCGGCGGCGACCCTGTCATCGGCACGACGTTCGTGGACGTCTTGCCGATGTTCGAGGCGGACCCCGAGACGGACGCGATCGTGCTGATCGGCGAGATCGGTGGCGCGGACGAGGAAGCGGCGGCCGAGTACATCAAGAACCACATGCGCAAGCCCGTCGTGGCGTTCATCAGTGGTCGGACCGCTCCGGCAGGCAAACGCATGGGGCACGCGGGCGCGATCATCATGGGCAACGTCGGCACGGCCGAAAGCAAGCTCACGGCGATGAAGGACGCGAACGTGCCCGTCGCGGACACGATGCCTCAGATCGTGGAACTCATCCAGCAAGCGCTCACCCAGCGCGCCTGA
- the bshA gene encoding N-acetyl-alpha-D-glucosaminyl L-malate synthase BshA: protein MNIAVLCHASAGGSGVVATELGLLVAEAGHSVHFIGNAMPFRLSNHKLSDGPYFHQVGSYAYALFDQPFPELAQANVLAEVISEHGVDITHAHYAIPHATSAIHARGITGRTRVMTTLHGTDVTLVGVDRAFRHSTKYAIERSDRVTAVSHFLADQTRDLFDVDVPIDVIHNFVDTDRFTRNEDPRVRARFAHPDEAILVHVSNFRPIKRTHEVVEIFARVASEMPARLLMIGDGPERARAFELAQALGVLGRVQFLGSFPDVETVLSIADLFVLPSEKESFGLVALEAMSCEVPVVASDIGGIPEVVASGETGVLCALGDIDGMAHAALSILSDSPTYRRMAKAARQRARDHFHPSLILPRYLQAYERLLT from the coding sequence GTGAACATCGCCGTTCTCTGCCACGCTTCCGCGGGCGGGTCGGGAGTCGTCGCCACGGAGCTCGGTCTGCTCGTCGCCGAGGCGGGGCACAGCGTACACTTCATCGGAAACGCCATGCCGTTTCGCTTGTCGAATCACAAGCTGAGCGACGGGCCGTACTTTCACCAAGTCGGCAGTTACGCGTACGCTTTGTTCGACCAGCCTTTTCCGGAACTCGCGCAGGCGAACGTCCTCGCCGAGGTCATCTCCGAGCACGGCGTCGACATCACGCACGCGCACTACGCCATTCCGCACGCCACGAGCGCCATTCACGCGCGCGGAATCACGGGGAGGACGCGCGTCATGACGACCTTGCACGGCACGGACGTCACGCTCGTCGGGGTCGACCGAGCCTTTCGGCACTCGACGAAGTACGCGATCGAGCGTTCCGACCGAGTGACGGCGGTGTCACACTTCCTGGCCGACCAAACGCGCGACTTGTTCGACGTGGACGTCCCGATCGACGTGATTCACAACTTCGTCGACACCGACCGCTTCACTCGCAACGAGGACCCGCGTGTTCGCGCTCGTTTCGCTCATCCCGACGAGGCGATTCTCGTGCACGTGAGCAATTTCCGGCCGATCAAGCGCACGCACGAAGTCGTCGAGATCTTCGCGCGCGTCGCGTCCGAGATGCCCGCGCGCCTCCTGATGATCGGAGACGGTCCGGAGCGTGCCCGCGCCTTCGAACTCGCGCAAGCGCTCGGCGTGCTGGGCCGCGTGCAGTTCCTGGGAAGCTTTCCCGACGTCGAGACCGTACTTTCGATCGCCGACCTCTTCGTGCTGCCGAGCGAAAAGGAAAGCTTCGGCCTCGTCGCGCTCGAAGCGATGAGCTGCGAAGTGCCCGTCGTCGCGAGCGACATCGGCGGTATTCCAGAGGTGGTGGCGAGCGGTGAAACGGGCGTGTTGTGCGCTCTGGGCGATATCGACGGCATGGCGCACGCGGCGTTGTCCATCCTCTCCGATTCGCCGACCTACCGCCGCATGGCGAAGGCGGCGCGGCAGCGCGCCCGAGATCACTTCCACCCGAGCCTCATCCTGCCGCGTTACCTGCAGGCGTACGAACGCTTGTTGACGTGA
- a CDS encoding DegV family protein — translation MIAIVTDSTCDLGLAQLSQLGVTVIPLRVHLGGKQWLDWEELDPDSLYTQMKSGAVATTSPPPVAEFAAVYRRLLAVYDEVVSLHLSSKVSETYAHARDAVETLDLHSRVQVVDSGLATAPLGELVLAAARLAASGARSIEVLAELRTLQESLHVEFTVESLEYLRRGGRLSYARAFLGNLLGVRPVLTFDNGLIVPTRTVRGRDVMDDMVARLEERFASQPIGLVIAYAGRDRERIDALRRSLEGSKLVIRHGRIQLIGAVVGAYAGPGAYGVAAYPVP, via the coding sequence ATGATCGCAATCGTCACCGATTCCACGTGCGACCTCGGCCTCGCTCAACTTTCGCAACTCGGCGTGACGGTGATTCCGCTTCGAGTCCACCTCGGCGGCAAGCAGTGGCTCGACTGGGAAGAGCTCGATCCGGACTCCTTGTACACCCAGATGAAATCCGGAGCCGTCGCGACGACCTCTCCCCCGCCCGTCGCCGAATTCGCTGCCGTTTACCGTCGCCTGCTGGCAGTGTACGACGAAGTCGTGAGCTTGCACTTGTCGAGCAAGGTCAGCGAAACGTACGCGCACGCGCGCGACGCCGTCGAGACGCTCGACTTGCACAGCCGGGTGCAAGTCGTGGATTCAGGATTGGCGACGGCGCCCCTCGGCGAGCTCGTCTTGGCGGCCGCTCGGCTCGCGGCGAGCGGCGCACGCTCCATTGAGGTTCTGGCCGAGTTGCGCACGTTGCAAGAAAGCTTGCACGTCGAGTTCACCGTGGAGTCGCTGGAGTACTTGCGGCGCGGCGGGCGTTTGTCGTACGCCCGAGCTTTCTTGGGCAACCTGCTCGGCGTGCGGCCCGTCCTGACCTTCGATAACGGCCTTATCGTCCCGACCCGCACCGTGCGCGGGCGTGACGTCATGGACGACATGGTGGCGCGCTTGGAGGAACGATTCGCCTCGCAGCCGATCGGACTCGTCATCGCCTACGCGGGGCGCGACCGTGAGCGCATCGATGCGCTGCGCAGATCACTGGAAGGCTCGAAGCTCGTCATTCGGCACGGACGCATTCAGCTTATCGGCGCGGTCGTCGGTGCGTATGCCGGACCGGGAGCATACGGCGTGGCGGCCTATCCGGTTCCTTAA
- the rpsT gene encoding 30S ribosomal protein S20: MALRHKSAQKRHRQSLKRRLRNRSKKSTIKTFTKKAVEAATTSAENATELQRLAESLIDKAAKGSTIHKNAAARKKSRLAKRINKLGAASETNA, translated from the coding sequence ATGGCCCTACGTCACAAGTCCGCCCAGAAGCGGCACCGCCAAAGCCTCAAGCGCCGTCTGCGCAACCGCTCGAAGAAGAGCACCATCAAGACCTTCACGAAGAAGGCCGTCGAGGCAGCCACGACGAGCGCGGAGAACGCGACCGAGTTGCAACGTCTCGCCGAGAGCCTCATCGACAAGGCCGCCAAGGGCAGCACCATTCACAAGAACGCCGCCGCCCGCAAGAAGAGCCGCCTCGCCAAGCGCATCAACAAGCTGGGCGCCGCGAGCGAAACGAACGCTTAA
- a CDS encoding RecX family transcriptional regulator has translation MSDDFMEYAFRALAARALTEHELLTRLAKRGASSDESRRVVDRLKELGYIDDEAVARGATTRRGVGKMRVKFDLARRGVDKNVIAEAVSARGDDEEREEAARLVERYRDKWLRAKDPRAKAFGFLARRGFAVSVIYEVIGNLHGSELADVAPDDP, from the coding sequence GTGAGCGACGACTTCATGGAGTACGCCTTTCGGGCGCTCGCGGCGCGCGCCCTCACCGAGCACGAGCTCTTGACGCGGCTCGCCAAGCGCGGCGCGTCGTCCGATGAGTCGAGGCGCGTCGTCGACCGTCTCAAGGAGCTCGGCTACATCGACGACGAGGCGGTCGCGCGAGGAGCCACGACGCGCCGAGGGGTCGGGAAGATGCGCGTGAAGTTCGACCTCGCGAGGCGCGGCGTCGACAAGAACGTCATCGCCGAAGCCGTGAGCGCCCGAGGCGACGACGAGGAGCGCGAGGAGGCGGCGCGCTTGGTGGAGCGCTACCGCGACAAGTGGTTGCGGGCCAAGGATCCGCGCGCCAAGGCCTTCGGGTTCCTCGCGCGCCGAGGCTTCGCCGTGAGCGTCATCTACGAGGTGATCGGCAACTTGCACGGCTCGGAACTCGCCGACGTCGCGCCGGACGACCCGTGA
- a CDS encoding metallophosphoesterase: MRVFAIADLHLSAMHSKPMTIFGSNWLGHPDAIFERWANVVRDGDLVLLPGDLSWAMRLDDALVDLKRVAELPGTKVISRGNHDYWWPSISKLRASLPPSMYAVQNDALTFGDLVVCGTRGWSVPGSDDFGPDDDKIYKRELERLRLALEAARRTGAPRTVLMLHYPPSNLHFAPSGFTSLIEAYRPTCVVYGHLHGIGVERSLKRWGDVSTHLVAADALKFTPKQVL; this comes from the coding sequence ATGCGCGTGTTCGCCATTGCCGACCTTCACCTTTCGGCCATGCATTCCAAACCCATGACGATCTTCGGTTCGAACTGGCTCGGCCATCCGGACGCGATCTTCGAACGCTGGGCAAACGTCGTACGCGACGGCGACCTCGTCCTGCTGCCCGGCGACTTGTCGTGGGCCATGCGGCTCGACGACGCCCTCGTCGATTTGAAGCGCGTGGCCGAGTTGCCGGGCACGAAAGTCATTTCGCGCGGCAACCACGACTACTGGTGGCCTTCGATCAGCAAGTTGCGTGCCTCGCTGCCTCCTTCCATGTACGCCGTGCAGAACGACGCGTTGACGTTCGGCGACCTCGTCGTGTGCGGAACGCGCGGTTGGAGCGTGCCGGGCAGCGACGATTTCGGTCCCGACGACGACAAGATCTACAAGCGTGAACTCGAACGACTGCGCCTCGCCTTGGAGGCCGCGCGCCGCACGGGCGCGCCCCGCACGGTGCTGATGCTGCACTACCCGCCGAGCAACCTGCACTTCGCGCCCAGCGGCTTCACGTCCCTGATCGAGGCGTACCGGCCCACCTGCGTCGTGTACGGTCACCTGCACGGCATCGGTGTGGAGCGGTCGCTGAAACGCTGGGGCGACGTCTCGACGCACCTCGTCGCGGCGGACGCCTTGAAGTTCACGCCGAAGCAAGTGTTGTGA
- the tilS gene encoding tRNA lysidine(34) synthetase TilS: MESLETSLAPYRDRRLLLGLSGGADSVAMLRALLRVGAVVAAAHLDHGLRASSADDARWVTELCASLNVPCEVRRVDVRAVAEKRRESLEVAARRVRYDFLARSAKAAGADVVLTAHHRGDQAETVLHEVLRGEHATLGISRRAGRVERPWLHVSRAEIRAYLAALGQPWREDDSNRDVTFTRNWLRHEILPSLTERFPNVEVALARRADWDAEDERVLSDLAAALPEDADFSREPLGVLRRFVASRLRASRLTFHAAHVDRLAHALQGKGTTHLTLPGRRDVTVTNGRLHAAPRTWPMPAFDPPPEAVLRHRRPGDRIRLPGGTRKVSDVLTDAKVPRGERDVVWLLAVESDVLWLGLDPPVTSVALGASPRPWDGEMSEALRAAREAFEAGEVPIGAVVVRGEIIVASAANTSRRSGDMTRHAELEVLREASHVLGTPYLTDCTLVVTLEPCPMCFGAIVEARVGRVVYGADNVKMGALGGVRDLSRANFGHRFEVVRGVRARECGRLLEAFFEQRRP; encoded by the coding sequence GTGGAGAGCTTGGAGACGTCGCTCGCGCCGTATCGCGACCGTCGCTTGCTGCTCGGCCTCTCGGGCGGCGCGGATTCCGTGGCGATGCTGCGCGCCTTGCTGCGCGTCGGCGCGGTCGTGGCGGCCGCTCACCTCGACCACGGTCTACGAGCGTCCTCGGCCGACGACGCTCGCTGGGTCACAGAACTCTGCGCTTCGCTGAACGTGCCGTGCGAAGTGCGCCGCGTGGACGTGCGCGCGGTCGCCGAGAAGCGCCGTGAAAGCTTGGAGGTCGCCGCGCGGCGCGTGCGCTACGACTTTCTCGCCCGCTCGGCCAAGGCGGCCGGCGCCGACGTCGTCCTGACGGCGCACCACCGAGGCGATCAAGCCGAGACGGTGCTGCACGAAGTGCTGCGCGGCGAGCACGCCACCCTCGGCATTTCACGGCGGGCGGGTCGCGTGGAGAGACCGTGGCTGCACGTGTCGCGCGCCGAGATCCGCGCGTACCTGGCGGCGCTCGGGCAGCCGTGGCGCGAGGACGACAGCAACCGCGACGTGACGTTCACGCGCAACTGGTTGCGGCACGAGATCTTGCCGAGCCTCACGGAGCGCTTCCCGAACGTCGAGGTGGCCCTCGCGCGCCGCGCCGACTGGGACGCGGAGGACGAACGCGTCCTGAGCGACCTCGCCGCGGCGCTTCCCGAGGACGCCGACTTCTCGCGCGAACCGCTCGGCGTTCTTCGCCGATTCGTCGCCTCGCGCCTACGCGCCTCGCGCCTGACCTTTCACGCCGCTCACGTCGACCGCCTCGCGCACGCCTTGCAAGGCAAAGGCACGACCCACCTCACCTTGCCCGGTCGCCGTGACGTCACGGTCACCAACGGCCGTCTGCACGCCGCGCCGCGTACCTGGCCGATGCCGGCGTTCGATCCGCCTCCCGAAGCGGTCCTGAGGCACCGCCGCCCCGGCGACCGCATCCGGCTTCCCGGCGGCACTCGCAAGGTGAGCGACGTCCTCACGGACGCGAAGGTTCCGCGTGGAGAGCGAGACGTCGTGTGGCTGCTCGCGGTGGAAAGCGACGTTCTGTGGCTCGGCCTCGATCCTCCCGTGACGTCCGTCGCCCTCGGCGCTTCCCCCCGGCCTTGGGACGGCGAGATGAGCGAAGCCTTGCGCGCCGCGCGTGAAGCCTTCGAGGCAGGTGAGGTCCCGATCGGGGCGGTCGTCGTGCGCGGCGAAATTATCGTCGCGAGCGCCGCGAACACGTCGCGGCGCTCGGGGGACATGACGCGCCACGCGGAACTCGAAGTGCTGCGAGAAGCGTCTCACGTGCTCGGAACGCCGTACCTCACCGACTGCACGCTCGTCGTGACGCTCGAACCGTGCCCCATGTGTTTCGGGGCGATCGTGGAGGCGCGGGTCGGACGGGTCGTCTACGGCGCGGACAACGTCAAGATGGGCGCGCTCGGCGGTGTGCGCGATCTCTCTCGGGCCAACTTCGGTCACCGCTTCGAGGTCGTGCGCGGCGTGCGGGCGCGTGAGTGCGGACGGCTGCTCGAAGCCTTCTTCGAGCAGCGTCGCCCCTGA